The following proteins come from a genomic window of Bacteroidales bacterium:
- a CDS encoding T9SS type A sorting domain-containing protein, producing the protein MKTKKVLQSTALTVFILLLTGFFTNAQIPFEGLVANHEGIAIWDADGTGHEPAAVGHPHPFGWGGSRYYCASMDYDNIDPDPNAALCHALGGMTGFPLFEQALIDHGFSPGQVKIKNGLITEGNDTEGEDWFTFNNKHHLNRYDGYCFIELNGEPMILFYCKNNFTSYDQSVYNRWQFETSYSRPFDHSQNSSAPVKEVAAAFLQDLDGNEIRLVGEIESTGIFFDGNGRLDGIFFNVLSGYLKKGMPELPFTGLASAHEGISAWDADGTGPEPQAFGHTFTYNGISWWMAYYIASRDYDDIDPDPNAALSHFTDAGVGFPNLNVQLEYRGYTMDQLKIKSGLATLGNNIEDIDWGLIGSTHWYHHYGNVVTLEIAGEPILEYVIDTNYGTRDVATINYNWSTQSSPSTLNDISANASGNAQHVAASFLKDLAGHSMKTYMEGQGTPGTINANGRDGVFHEINMGKLIPALPAGTLIWENEVSGTWTLAGSPYIVMGYLIIPDGEILTIDPGVEVKFNTTERFDIQGCLHAEGTEELPILFTAVDPDVKWGGMVWDQTPATNPNSALNHCIFEHSYAYGLETGYNCGGAIRINLVDSIGISHCIFRYNGADKFTMNNPAGGAIAMFECSMHISHCIFHDNSSSWGGAIIIGTHSDPVVDNCLFYNNESTFVGGGGGAGLSWDNSSPHFVNCTFADNHAVDDGGAYELELGGKTTFTNCIFWGNTAVIGASQISIRMDNPVPFLNVYYCDVEDGEYGITPGFQGEYLFNIEDDPEFVNAGGWLYLLGDSSPCIDSGTLDPGYLPVEWICPLTCLCGNQRILGIIDMGCYESSITIVLAENKDYGNAVLQVFPNPINSKPTIEFYLEIESSVQLSILDIHGRIVYETEASELQSGKNQLSFDAGSMAPGVYFCRLQKGDKDLLRKMVKF; encoded by the coding sequence ATGAAAACAAAAAAAGTACTTCAATCAACAGCGTTAACGGTATTCATTTTACTGTTAACCGGATTCTTCACCAATGCCCAGATCCCTTTTGAGGGGCTGGTTGCTAACCATGAAGGGATTGCTATATGGGATGCCGATGGCACAGGTCATGAACCTGCTGCTGTTGGTCATCCCCATCCTTTCGGATGGGGCGGATCACGTTACTATTGCGCTTCTATGGATTATGATAACATTGATCCCGACCCGAATGCAGCATTATGTCATGCTTTGGGCGGAATGACCGGTTTCCCGCTCTTCGAACAAGCGCTTATTGATCATGGATTTTCTCCCGGCCAGGTAAAAATAAAAAATGGGTTGATTACAGAGGGGAATGATACTGAAGGAGAAGACTGGTTTACGTTCAATAACAAGCATCATCTTAACAGGTATGACGGCTATTGTTTCATTGAACTGAATGGCGAGCCTATGATCTTGTTTTACTGTAAAAATAATTTTACTTCCTATGATCAATCTGTTTACAACCGCTGGCAGTTTGAAACCAGTTATTCACGTCCGTTTGATCATTCTCAAAACAGTTCCGCTCCTGTGAAAGAGGTTGCTGCCGCCTTTTTACAGGACCTTGATGGTAATGAGATAAGGTTGGTCGGAGAAATAGAGTCCACAGGAATATTCTTTGATGGTAACGGAAGACTGGATGGAATATTTTTCAATGTGCTTTCCGGCTACCTCAAAAAAGGCATGCCTGAGTTGCCTTTTACAGGCCTTGCTTCCGCCCATGAAGGCATTTCCGCCTGGGATGCCGACGGCACGGGACCAGAACCGCAGGCTTTCGGGCATACCTTTACCTACAACGGGATTTCATGGTGGATGGCATATTATATCGCATCACGCGATTATGATGATATCGATCCCGATCCAAATGCCGCTTTATCTCATTTTACGGATGCTGGTGTTGGTTTTCCAAACCTTAACGTACAACTGGAATACAGGGGCTATACCATGGATCAGCTTAAGATAAAATCCGGGCTGGCCACGCTTGGAAATAACATTGAAGACATTGACTGGGGGCTGATTGGCAGTACGCACTGGTATCATCATTACGGTAATGTAGTCACGCTGGAAATCGCAGGCGAGCCTATCCTTGAATATGTAATCGACACGAATTACGGTACCCGTGATGTTGCAACAATAAATTACAACTGGTCAACCCAATCAAGCCCTTCAACCCTTAACGATATTTCGGCAAATGCATCGGGTAACGCTCAGCATGTGGCTGCTTCATTCCTGAAAGACCTGGCAGGTCATTCGATGAAAACCTATATGGAAGGTCAGGGTACACCGGGTACGATAAATGCGAACGGCCGGGATGGCGTATTTCACGAAATAAACATGGGAAAGCTGATCCCCGCGCTTCCGGCAGGCACGCTCATCTGGGAAAATGAAGTAAGCGGTACATGGACTTTGGCAGGCTCGCCCTATATCGTCATGGGCTATCTCATTATCCCTGATGGGGAAATATTGACGATTGATCCCGGGGTTGAAGTTAAATTCAATACAACCGAACGGTTCGACATCCAGGGATGCCTCCATGCCGAAGGAACGGAAGAGCTTCCTATCCTATTTACCGCAGTTGACCCGGATGTCAAATGGGGCGGAATGGTTTGGGATCAGACACCGGCTACAAATCCGAATTCGGCATTAAATCATTGTATTTTTGAGCACAGCTATGCTTATGGATTAGAAACCGGGTATAACTGCGGCGGGGCGATACGGATTAATCTGGTTGATAGTATCGGGATCAGCCACTGTATTTTCAGATATAATGGAGCAGATAAATTCACCATGAATAATCCAGCCGGGGGTGCAATTGCCATGTTCGAATGCTCTATGCACATTTCTCATTGCATTTTCCATGACAATTCATCCAGCTGGGGCGGGGCTATCATTATTGGAACCCATTCTGATCCTGTCGTTGATAACTGCCTGTTCTATAACAACGAGTCAACCTTTGTAGGAGGTGGTGGTGGCGCCGGATTATCCTGGGATAACAGCAGTCCCCATTTTGTGAACTGCACCTTCGCCGATAACCATGCTGTGGACGACGGAGGGGCTTATGAACTGGAACTGGGAGGTAAAACAACCTTTACCAATTGTATTTTTTGGGGAAATACGGCAGTAATCGGTGCAAGCCAGATCAGCATAAGAATGGATAATCCAGTTCCGTTTTTAAATGTTTATTATTGCGATGTAGAAGACGGGGAGTATGGGATTACGCCGGGGTTTCAGGGAGAATATCTATTTAACATAGAAGACGATCCTGAATTTGTAAACGCAGGAGGATGGCTTTATTTGTTGGGAGATTCATCACCTTGTATAGATTCGGGAACCCTTGACCCGGGTTATCTGCCAGTGGAGTGGATTTGTCCGTTAACCTGCCTATGTGGAAATCAGCGTATCCTTGGAATAATTGATATGGGATGTTATGAGAGTTCGATTACCATTGTATTGGCTGAAAATAAAGACTACGGCAATGCTGTCTTACAAGTTTTCCCCAATCCGATCAACTCAAAACCAACCATTGAATTTTACCTGGAAATTGAATCTTCTGTTCAGCTATCCATACTG
- a CDS encoding queuosine precursor transporter, translating to MDEKKKAVAEKTYLILAALFVAALVTGNLIFQKFFTWNPFGWFEFQLSVGIIPYPVTFLVTDIISEIYGKKRANRVVLAGLFASAFMLGIIIISNAAPATIWSPVDDSEFKKVFGFTFIAVAASLAAYLLAQLLDVHIFHYWKRVTNGKHLWLRNNASTFTSQFVDTFTVLFLLCSFGVIEWTYFLGLLWNGYLFKIIIAALDTPVIYVMVWWMRRYFGLKANGAELEF from the coding sequence ATGGACGAGAAAAAGAAGGCCGTCGCCGAAAAAACTTACCTGATCCTTGCCGCGCTCTTTGTGGCAGCGCTGGTTACGGGCAACCTGATCTTTCAAAAGTTCTTCACCTGGAATCCTTTCGGATGGTTTGAATTTCAACTTTCGGTGGGCATTATTCCTTACCCCGTTACCTTTCTCGTCACCGACATCATTTCCGAAATCTATGGCAAAAAGAGGGCTAACCGCGTGGTACTTGCCGGGTTGTTTGCCAGTGCATTTATGCTCGGAATCATCATAATTTCTAATGCAGCTCCTGCAACCATCTGGTCTCCGGTGGATGATAGTGAGTTTAAAAAAGTATTCGGATTCACATTCATTGCTGTGGCTGCATCGCTGGCTGCTTACCTTCTCGCACAGCTGCTCGACGTACATATTTTTCATTACTGGAAAAGGGTAACCAATGGCAAACATCTCTGGTTGCGTAACAACGCCTCCACCTTCACTTCACAGTTTGTGGATACTTTCACGGTGTTGTTTCTGCTCTGCAGCTTTGGTGTGATCGAATGGACATACTTTTTAGGTCTTCTATGGAATGGCTATTTGTTCAAGATCATCATTGCTGCACTGGACACGCCGGTTATTTATGTCATGGTGTGGTGGATGCGAAGGTATTTCGGATTGAAAGCCAATGGGGCGGAATTGGAATTTTAA